The genomic stretch GACGACAACTCTTTATCCAAGTCATATTCTTCTAACTTCCAGTTATTGTCTAATGACGTCCCATTTAAGGGATCCCGCTTTGAAGTTCTAGTAAGTTCATCGATGCAGCTCTTGCAAAATACGTGTTTCGGGTCGCTATTTTTAATCGATTTAGGCCGATGTAGAATTCCTAAACACACAGGACAAGTAAAGTTTGACTGCTCTCTTCCGTCAGAAAAATATGTCGCCCCAGGAATCTTATTACGACAGATCAACAAACTGtaaatttgtttattgcttcCATCTGGAGATGTGACCTCGACTTCGACGAGAGTTTCACCGTAGTTTAAATAAACAGTTTCTTTTGAATCCCTGCCGTTTATTTTCACCGCAGTTTTTTTATCAGCAGCAACAGGTGCTACTtcgacagaggaaaaattaaACGGGACACTACTTGAATAGCTAGCGACGTTAGAGGCAAACTTTGGACAAAGATTTGTTACCACAGAGAGTTTGAGATCACTCAGCGAGGCATCACTTGAAGAAAGTCGAGTAACGTGAATGAAATAATTCTTGTTTGTGCTTCCATCTTCAGCTGTAACTTCTATTTTAACGGATGTCACTTCTCCTTCTTTTAATATAACTGTTTTTCCACCGCCACTTCCCTTAAAAATCCAAAACAGACTAAAGTCATTACTGTCGACTGTTAAAAGCCATGATATGGAGGGAAAACAGAACTTACCGAAATGCAGTAGGAAGCTCCTGAATCACTTGTCAGTGGATCAATTTTAATTTGATTAACATCGCTTCCAAGTGTTACGGAGTATTCAGTAGTATTTGGATGGAATTTCGGGGTTAGTTTTCCAGGGAAAATAGAGAGCTTTTCCAAGTCGGCGTTGTCCATGTTGTCAAGCAGACAAATCGCCTAGAGACCGGGATCCAGTCACGCACACTAATCACGCACTCAATAATATTGCGTGATAATTTTTAATTCCATTCCTTTGTAACCTTTCTTTTAATGATTATTCTACACTTctcacataaaaaaaaacaattagttCTCTCTAATTTATATCGGAAACTATGATgtaaaaaacaaacttcaaaatttcaactatcaaatattaaaaattttcaGTTTCTGTTTCGAGAATTTCATCCAGTGACAATGCCTTTAGTTTTAAGTTCGTCGATAAGCTTCTTGACAGCGTGTTCTATTGCTCCTTGTTTGCTCTTATAGTGTCTAGCTTCGACACTAGTTCCACTCCCCACATCCCAGGCTCTACCATCGTACACCCATTTTAACTTGTGTATTCTGCCTTCTGCTTTGTAACTGATCACATGACCCTGGTAATTCAACTGAAAATAGAAAGAGGATTTCAGGACCAAAGCAGGGACACTCTAAAGAAAATGAGAAATAGTGAGCCATGATTTATACAAGACTAACAGATGATTCGGAACGCACGGTCTGGTAAATGCTTTATTCCTTGACAGCGACGTCACTTCGAAAATGAAAGAAGGTTTTACCCTGAGTCATCACCATATATACCATACAGGAAGTAAACCTGTAACATCTTGgttttaagttcaaaatgaaaaagCCTCTTCCccctttctttaaaattttgatgCCAAAAAATTCATAGttgtgcaaaaaaaatattgcatGAAATTCCTTCTTCGGTAAATTTGCAAAAGAAAGACTTTTAATCTTTTATTCCTATCCAATTTGGCAACAGAGCGCAATAGGTACCGCAAAAGCAGTGAGAATTCATCGGAAAATGAttcgaaatattttatttcaccaTGTAAGTAGGATAAAGATGTTTTTCACCTGCCCTGATTCTCCTGTAATAGCCTGGAGAGTGGAGTATAAGGTTGCCAAATCTTTGATTACATTCATCTCTCCTTCTGTAAGAGAAGTATCACATGACGATGTTGCAATTTGTGTTAAGTAAACAATGTAATGATCGTCCACCAAAGAATTTAGAGGCTAAAGTAGCAAAATATATACTCTTACCtttgaataagaataaaacgcaaacagcggttacaaacatttgcttgaactgcataacttttgATAAACTTAACGCTTCTTACGTTACAACATACGTCaccagaagtgattattattcagttacagataaattaaaattcaaaactataacagtacggactgggaactaacgaaattaataataataataataataataataataataacatttatttataccgcgcaaattcaactatgcagttttcaaatgcgcatAAAACGACAAGAGATATAACATAAAATGACAAGAGATGTgttaataatagagataaagtttctcactgccaacgttttcatttaagggtGACTTTAGACCACAgataaacagagactctttaattttacaatgcatgtctgatcgaccagttgctaatatttcaaaatgaaccCACTTAATTatatggttggttaagaaaacatgatcagcatgattgcagattcgtgaaaatttgtagttagggctttaaaatgttctgtttttctgtcaagtaatcggcgtttcgttttccctgtttagaaatcattgcaatcccagcagtttgctctgttcactacttttgacctgccCGAAGGAGCTAGGTTATCTTTGTAACGCAATCATGACAACTCCTTCTCTACATCAATCTAtcgaaagaagacattcaccGGTCTTTAT from Montipora capricornis isolate CH-2021 chromosome 12, ASM3666992v2, whole genome shotgun sequence encodes the following:
- the LOC138026285 gene encoding anti-lipopolysaccharide factor-like; the protein is MQFKQMFVTAVCVLFLFKEGEMNVIKDLATLYSTLQAITGESGQLNYQGHVISYKAEGRIHKLKWVYDGRAWDVGSGTSVEARHYKSKQGAIEHAVKKLIDELKTKGIVTG